One genomic region from Curtobacterium sp. 9128 encodes:
- a CDS encoding glycosyltransferase family 1 protein codes for MNARSVERGQVQRTVAVVTESFLPTLNGVTTSVLAVLDHLERRGHRAVVIAPDAPGLAAWRSRTELERYRGFDVHRVPAVAYRQFPVALPHPVLDTILAASGADVLHAASPLLLGGRAITAAGRLGIPSVAVFQTDVAGFARRNGLAAAAPLARRVLARIHQGASLTLAPSSATAAMLAADGVPRVTRWGRGVDTDLFHPSRRQSAHVRAFRRRLAPRGETVVGYVGRLAPEKEVERLAELGGIPGIRIVVAGGGPSRQALERRLRHLDVTFTGPLRGDALADAYAALDVFVHTGPAETFGQTLQEAHATGLPVVAPASGGPLDLVAPGLDGELYDPEVPQALRQAVVGLHLDRDRAARMGSAGRLRVEGTTWEAVGDQLLAHHDTARNIGAPPAAARGVRAEWNEKVSSRS; via the coding sequence ATGAACGCACGCAGCGTGGAGCGCGGCCAGGTCCAGCGGACCGTCGCCGTCGTGACCGAGAGCTTCCTGCCCACCCTCAACGGCGTGACCACCAGCGTCCTGGCGGTCCTCGACCACCTGGAGCGCCGTGGCCACCGCGCGGTCGTCATCGCGCCGGACGCCCCCGGTCTCGCAGCCTGGCGATCCCGCACCGAGCTCGAGCGGTACCGCGGGTTCGACGTGCACCGTGTACCGGCGGTCGCCTACCGCCAGTTCCCGGTCGCCCTCCCCCACCCGGTCCTCGACACGATCCTCGCCGCGTCCGGCGCCGACGTACTGCACGCAGCCAGTCCGCTCCTGCTGGGTGGGCGTGCGATCACGGCGGCCGGGAGGCTCGGCATCCCGTCCGTCGCCGTGTTCCAGACCGACGTGGCCGGGTTCGCCCGCCGCAACGGCCTGGCAGCGGCCGCCCCGTTGGCGAGACGGGTGCTCGCCCGGATCCACCAGGGCGCGTCGCTGACGCTCGCGCCGTCGTCCGCGACCGCGGCCATGCTGGCCGCGGACGGCGTCCCGCGCGTCACGCGATGGGGTCGCGGCGTTGACACCGACCTGTTCCACCCGTCGCGACGGCAGTCGGCGCACGTCCGCGCGTTCCGGAGGCGACTCGCTCCGCGCGGCGAGACCGTCGTGGGGTACGTGGGCCGGCTCGCACCGGAGAAGGAGGTCGAACGGCTCGCCGAGCTCGGCGGCATCCCGGGCATCAGGATCGTGGTCGCGGGAGGGGGGCCCTCCAGGCAGGCACTGGAGCGACGGCTCCGCCACCTCGACGTGACCTTCACCGGTCCGCTGCGCGGCGACGCCCTCGCGGATGCGTACGCGGCACTCGACGTGTTCGTGCACACCGGACCGGCGGAGACCTTCGGGCAGACGCTGCAGGAGGCGCACGCCACCGGCCTGCCGGTGGTGGCGCCGGCATCCGGTGGGCCGCTCGACCTCGTCGCGCCGGGGCTCGACGGCGAGCTCTACGACCCGGAGGTCCCGCAGGCGCTCCGGCAGGCGGTCGTCGGACTGCACCTCGACCGGGACCGCGCCGCGCGCATGGGGTCGGCCGGGCGGCTGCGGGTGGAGGGCACCACGTGGGAGGCGGTCGGCGACCAGCTGCTGGCGCACCACGACACGGCGAGGAACATCGGCGCGCCGCCCGCCGCCGCACGGGGTGTCCGAGCCGAGTGGAACGAGAAGGTCAGCTCCCGGTCATAG
- the sdhC gene encoding succinate dehydrogenase, cytochrome b556 subunit: MAEQTAGSTATAVPQVTIEAPRASRTPKGTLYRGSTGMWSWVLHRITGVAIYFFLLVHILDTALVRLSPEAYNAVIGTYKTPIMNLGEIALVMAIVFHAFNGLRIILVDFWSKGPKYQRAMFWIVIVLWAIAIAGFLPRQLMNLVADFH, encoded by the coding sequence ATGGCCGAGCAGACCGCAGGGAGTACGGCGACAGCCGTGCCACAGGTGACCATCGAGGCGCCCCGCGCGTCTCGGACCCCCAAGGGGACGCTGTACCGCGGCAGCACCGGTATGTGGTCGTGGGTCCTGCACCGCATCACCGGCGTCGCGATCTACTTCTTCCTGCTCGTGCACATCCTCGACACCGCGCTCGTGCGCCTGTCGCCAGAGGCCTACAACGCGGTCATCGGCACGTACAAGACCCCGATCATGAACCTCGGTGAGATCGCCCTCGTGATGGCGATCGTCTTCCACGCGTTCAACGGGCTGCGCATCATCCTGGTCGACTTCTGGTCCAAGGGGCCGAAGTACCAGCGGGCCATGTTCTGGATCGTCATCGTCCTGTGGGCGATCGCGATCGCGGGCTTCCTGCCGCGCCAGCTCATGAACCTCGTCGCCGACTTCCACTGA
- the sdhD gene encoding succinate dehydrogenase, hydrophobic membrane anchor protein, translating into MTTDTIAPPRSSEAARRSTNWEKWGWIYMRGSGVLLVVLIFGHLFVNMVAGEGVKQIDFAFVAGKWASPFWQVWDTLMLWLALIHGSNGMRTIVNDYVSKPGIRKTLLVAILVACVLLIVLGTLVCWTFDPCPAGAAAADLPSFCPAQ; encoded by the coding sequence ATGACCACCGACACCATCGCACCCCCTCGCAGCTCCGAGGCCGCCCGCCGCTCCACCAACTGGGAGAAGTGGGGCTGGATCTACATGCGCGGATCCGGCGTCCTGCTCGTCGTCCTGATCTTCGGCCACCTGTTCGTGAACATGGTCGCGGGCGAAGGGGTCAAGCAGATCGACTTCGCCTTCGTCGCCGGCAAGTGGGCCAGCCCGTTCTGGCAGGTGTGGGACACCCTCATGCTCTGGCTCGCGCTGATCCACGGCTCGAACGGCATGCGCACGATCGTCAACGACTACGTGTCGAAGCCCGGCATCCGCAAGACGCTGCTCGTCGCCATCCTGGTCGCGTGCGTCCTGCTGATCGTCCTCGGCACGCTGGTCTGCTGGACCTTCGACCCGTGCCCCGCGGGCGCTGCCGCCGCCGACCTGCCGTCGTTCTGCCCGGCGCAGTAG
- the sdhA gene encoding succinate dehydrogenase flavoprotein subunit → MTDITVHHHQFDIVIIGAGGAGMRAAIEAGPKANTAVISKLYPTRSHTGAAQGGMAAALANVEEDSWEWHTFDTIKGGDYLVDQDAAEILAKEAIDAVIDLENMGLPFNRTPEGKIDQRRFGGHTRDHGKSPVRRACYAADRTGHMILQTLFQNCVKLGVNFFNEFYALDLIMVDVVGEDGVTRKQPAGVVAFELATGELHVFHAKAMIFATGGFGKMYKTTSNAHTLTGDGVGIVWRTGLPLEDMEFFQFHPTGLAGLGILLTEGARGEGAILRNASGERFMERYAPTIKDLAPRDIVARCMVQEVAEGRGAGPNKDYVLLDCTHLGAEVLETKLPDITEFARTYLGVDPVTEPVPVMPTAHYAMGGIPTNTNAEVLSDNDHVVPGMYAAGECACVSVHGSNRLGTNSLLDINVFGKRSGNNAAEWVKTAEFLPLPEDPAANVRGMLEQLRASTGTERVAALRKELQEEMDKNAQVFRTDESLARVTETIHTLRNRYMNVAVQDKGKRFNTDLLEAVELGFLLDLAEVVVYSARNRKESRGGHMRDDYPKRDDENYMQHTMAYLTGDPHSSLADDHITLDWKPVVVTRYEPMERKY, encoded by the coding sequence GTGACCGACATCACCGTCCATCACCACCAGTTCGACATCGTCATCATCGGCGCGGGCGGCGCGGGCATGCGTGCCGCGATCGAAGCCGGCCCGAAGGCGAACACCGCGGTCATCTCGAAGCTGTACCCGACCCGCTCGCACACCGGTGCGGCGCAGGGCGGCATGGCGGCCGCGCTCGCGAACGTCGAAGAGGACTCGTGGGAGTGGCACACGTTCGACACGATCAAGGGCGGTGACTACCTGGTCGACCAAGACGCCGCCGAGATCCTCGCGAAGGAAGCCATCGACGCGGTCATCGACCTCGAGAACATGGGCCTGCCGTTCAACCGCACCCCAGAGGGCAAGATCGACCAGCGTCGCTTCGGCGGCCACACCCGCGACCACGGCAAGTCCCCCGTCCGCCGGGCCTGCTACGCCGCCGACCGCACCGGCCACATGATCCTGCAGACGCTGTTCCAGAACTGCGTGAAGCTCGGCGTGAACTTCTTCAACGAGTTCTACGCGCTCGACCTCATCATGGTGGACGTCGTCGGCGAGGACGGCGTCACCCGCAAGCAGCCCGCCGGCGTCGTGGCGTTCGAGCTCGCGACCGGCGAGCTGCACGTCTTCCACGCCAAGGCGATGATCTTCGCCACCGGCGGCTTCGGCAAGATGTACAAGACGACGTCCAACGCGCACACCCTCACCGGTGACGGCGTCGGCATCGTGTGGCGGACGGGTCTGCCGCTCGAGGACATGGAGTTCTTCCAGTTCCACCCGACCGGGCTCGCCGGACTCGGCATCCTGCTGACCGAGGGCGCCCGCGGCGAGGGCGCGATCCTCCGCAACGCCTCTGGTGAGCGCTTCATGGAGCGCTACGCCCCCACCATCAAGGACCTCGCCCCACGCGACATCGTGGCGAGGTGCATGGTGCAGGAAGTGGCGGAGGGCCGGGGCGCCGGCCCGAACAAGGACTACGTGCTGCTCGACTGCACGCACCTCGGTGCCGAGGTCCTCGAGACCAAGCTCCCGGACATCACCGAGTTCGCCCGCACCTACCTCGGCGTCGACCCCGTGACCGAGCCGGTGCCCGTGATGCCGACCGCGCACTACGCGATGGGCGGCATCCCGACGAACACCAACGCCGAGGTCCTGTCCGACAACGACCACGTCGTGCCGGGCATGTACGCCGCCGGCGAATGCGCGTGCGTCTCCGTGCACGGGTCGAACCGTCTCGGCACCAACTCGCTCCTCGACATCAACGTGTTCGGCAAGCGGTCCGGCAACAACGCTGCCGAGTGGGTCAAGACGGCGGAGTTCCTGCCCCTGCCCGAGGACCCGGCCGCGAACGTCCGCGGCATGCTCGAACAGCTCCGCGCCTCCACCGGCACCGAACGCGTCGCCGCGCTCCGCAAGGAGCTGCAGGAGGAGATGGACAAGAACGCGCAGGTGTTCCGCACCGACGAGTCGCTCGCACGCGTCACCGAGACCATCCACACGCTGCGCAACCGGTACATGAACGTCGCCGTGCAGGACAAGGGCAAGCGTTTCAACACCGACCTGCTCGAGGCCGTCGAACTCGGGTTCCTGCTCGACCTCGCCGAGGTCGTCGTCTACTCGGCACGCAACCGCAAGGAGTCCCGCGGCGGCCACATGCGCGACGACTACCCGAAGCGCGACGACGAGAACTACATGCAGCACACCATGGCGTACCTGACGGGCGACCCGCACTCGTCACTCGCCGACGACCACATCACGCTCGACTGGAAGCCCGTCGTCGTGACGCGGTACGAGCCGATGGAGAGGAAGTACTGA
- a CDS encoding succinate dehydrogenase iron-sulfur subunit — protein MTDALVSDAPRTDAATAPPGSFPVTIIVRRFDPDVDDEPRWQDFDVMMLPTDRILDALHQIKWEQDGSLTFRRSCAHGVCGSDAMRINGRNRLACKTLIKDLDVSKPIYVEAIKGLPLEKDLVVDMEPFFKSFREVQPFLQANSTPEKGKERVQSVADRARFDDTTKCILCAACTSSCPVFWTDGQYFGPAAIVNAHRFIFDSRDDAADVRLDILNDKEGVWRCRTTFNCTDACPRGIQVTKAISEVKQAVMRGRA, from the coding sequence ATGACCGACGCCCTGGTCTCCGACGCCCCCCGCACCGACGCGGCGACAGCACCTCCCGGGTCGTTCCCCGTCACGATCATCGTCCGGCGCTTCGACCCGGACGTCGACGACGAGCCGCGGTGGCAGGACTTCGACGTCATGATGCTGCCGACCGACCGCATCCTCGACGCGCTGCACCAGATCAAGTGGGAGCAGGACGGGTCACTGACCTTCCGCCGCTCCTGCGCGCACGGCGTGTGCGGCTCCGACGCGATGCGCATCAACGGGCGCAACCGTCTGGCGTGCAAGACCCTCATCAAGGACCTCGACGTGTCGAAGCCGATCTACGTCGAGGCGATCAAGGGCCTGCCGCTCGAGAAGGACCTCGTCGTCGACATGGAGCCGTTCTTCAAGTCCTTCCGAGAGGTCCAGCCGTTCCTGCAGGCGAACTCCACGCCGGAGAAGGGCAAGGAGCGCGTACAGTCCGTCGCCGACCGTGCCCGCTTCGACGACACCACGAAGTGCATCCTCTGCGCAGCGTGCACGTCGTCCTGCCCGGTGTTCTGGACCGACGGCCAGTACTTCGGTCCGGCCGCGATCGTCAACGCGCACCGCTTCATCTTCGACTCGCGCGACGACGCGGCCGACGTGCGCCTCGACATCCTCAACGACAAGGAAGGCGTCTGGCGCTGCCGCACGACCTTCAACTGCACCGACGCCTGCCCCCGCGGCATCCAGGTCACCAAGGCGATCTCGGAGGTCAAGCAGGCGGTCATGCGTGGTCGGGCATAG
- a CDS encoding TNT domain-containing protein, whose product MTFADTRPILDQLGYTIRYVQLPGETLHEPPVEGALRLVPADGADTFALEVVDYGTARRLATARGESDAVEMLRRFLNRPFPAPRDIQRHELDGLRDRAASTYPQLAQQVSQAGPDGLTIQIPAGVPVDRIGGPDGYLLHPLDTPMPSRSLPPHVTAAPEVHRYVVDRPFLVSVRFVQPWFEQPGGALRFQIADPTTTIRDLVVDGSLVRVRAV is encoded by the coding sequence ATGACGTTCGCGGACACCCGCCCCATCCTCGACCAGCTCGGCTACACGATCCGCTACGTGCAGCTCCCCGGAGAGACACTGCACGAGCCTCCAGTGGAGGGTGCGCTGCGCCTCGTGCCGGCCGATGGCGCGGACACCTTCGCGCTCGAGGTCGTCGACTACGGCACCGCGCGACGTCTGGCGACGGCTCGCGGCGAGTCGGACGCGGTCGAGATGCTCCGCCGGTTCCTGAACCGTCCGTTCCCCGCGCCGCGCGACATCCAGCGGCACGAGCTCGACGGCCTCCGCGACCGCGCAGCGTCGACGTACCCGCAGCTCGCGCAGCAGGTGTCGCAGGCGGGCCCGGACGGCCTCACCATCCAGATCCCGGCGGGTGTCCCGGTCGACCGCATCGGCGGTCCGGACGGGTACCTGCTGCACCCGCTCGACACCCCGATGCCGTCGCGGTCGCTCCCCCCGCACGTCACGGCGGCACCCGAGGTGCACCGCTACGTCGTCGACCGTCCGTTCCTGGTGTCCGTCCGGTTCGTGCAGCCGTGGTTCGAGCAGCCGGGTGGCGCGCTCCGCTTCCAGATCGCCGACCCGACCACGACCATCCGCGACCTCGTCGTCGACGGGTCCCTGGTCCGCGTCCGCGCGGTCTGA
- a CDS encoding DUF805 domain-containing protein codes for MTDQYPSDNPYGQQPGHTPQYGAPAPTGPDGEPPLWAPWYGISFGGAVRRFFKKYARFDGRASRSEFWWWYLANGIISIVLGILLGVGAATSQMTTVSNGYSTVSTMQSPSALYVIVGIIATIWFLAIIVPTIALFWRRLHDANLAGPFWFLGFIPGVGGIILIILAILPSKPEGQRFDQPGRG; via the coding sequence ATGACCGATCAGTACCCGTCCGACAATCCGTACGGGCAGCAGCCCGGACACACGCCGCAGTACGGTGCGCCCGCACCGACGGGGCCTGATGGCGAGCCGCCACTGTGGGCACCGTGGTACGGGATCTCCTTCGGGGGAGCCGTCCGCCGGTTCTTCAAGAAGTACGCCCGGTTCGACGGTCGTGCGAGCCGCAGCGAGTTCTGGTGGTGGTACCTCGCGAACGGCATCATCAGCATCGTGCTCGGCATTCTGCTCGGAGTGGGCGCCGCGACGTCGCAGATGACCACCGTGTCGAACGGCTACAGCACCGTGTCGACGATGCAGAGCCCCTCGGCGCTCTACGTCATCGTCGGGATCATCGCGACGATCTGGTTCCTCGCGATCATCGTGCCGACCATCGCGCTGTTCTGGCGCCGTCTGCACGACGCGAACCTCGCCGGACCGTTCTGGTTCCTCGGGTTCATCCCCGGTGTCGGCGGGATCATCCTCATCATCCTGGCGATCCTGCCGTCGAAGCCCGAGGGGCAGCGGTTCGACCAGCCCGGTCGCGGCTGA
- a CDS encoding DUF805 domain-containing protein codes for MSNTDPTQGQQGPSGQQPGHGGQQGRPQWGQPQDGGQPQFGNQPQYGGQPHYGGQPHYGGQPQYGGQQGQQSQQPYGQPQYAQPYPTFPPIPTGPGGTPPLWAPHYGIGFLGAIKRFFTKYARFDGRASRSEFWWWLLANAIVTVVLYGGFIAALITWSVANSTTDQYGYSHTTGAPPFWAFGLLFLWGIWGLGTIVPSLALGWRRVHDANLAGPFWLISFAAGFAGIVFGCLEPNPAGAQYDRPDQR; via the coding sequence GTGAGCAACACCGATCCGACGCAGGGGCAGCAGGGGCCGTCCGGCCAGCAGCCGGGGCACGGCGGGCAGCAGGGCCGGCCGCAGTGGGGCCAGCCGCAGGACGGCGGTCAGCCGCAGTTCGGCAACCAGCCGCAGTACGGCGGCCAGCCGCACTACGGCGGCCAGCCGCACTACGGCGGCCAGCCGCAGTACGGCGGCCAGCAGGGGCAGCAATCGCAGCAGCCGTACGGGCAGCCCCAGTACGCGCAGCCGTACCCGACGTTCCCACCGATCCCCACCGGCCCCGGCGGCACGCCCCCGCTCTGGGCGCCGCACTACGGCATCGGGTTCCTCGGTGCGATCAAGCGCTTCTTCACGAAGTACGCGCGGTTCGACGGCCGCGCCAGCCGGAGCGAGTTCTGGTGGTGGCTCCTCGCCAACGCGATCGTGACGGTCGTGCTCTACGGCGGGTTCATCGCTGCGCTCATCACGTGGAGCGTCGCGAACAGCACGACGGACCAGTACGGGTACAGCCACACGACCGGGGCGCCGCCGTTCTGGGCGTTCGGACTCCTCTTCCTCTGGGGGATCTGGGGACTCGGGACGATCGTGCCGAGCCTCGCCCTCGGGTGGCGCCGGGTCCACGACGCGAACCTCGCCGGCCCGTTCTGGCTCATCTCGTTCGCCGCCGGATTCGCCGGGATCGTGTTCGGCTGCCTCGAGCCGAACCCGGCCGGTGCGCAGTACGACCGGCCCGACCAGCGGTAG
- a CDS encoding DUF805 domain-containing protein produces MSDQYPPYGQPNQNPYGQNPYGQQPTSGQPPLWAPWYGIPFPQAFLRFWKKYVRFDGRASRSEFWFWALWYVLGNVATGIVGGILNALPFIDNADDGLSSLWALACALGFIALTVRRLHDVNLSGLFALLFIIPPIGVLFSLIVGLLGTNPQGQQYDRPDRG; encoded by the coding sequence GTGAGCGATCAGTATCCGCCGTACGGCCAGCCGAACCAGAACCCGTACGGGCAGAATCCGTACGGCCAGCAGCCGACCTCGGGCCAGCCGCCGCTGTGGGCGCCCTGGTACGGGATCCCGTTCCCGCAGGCCTTCCTGCGGTTCTGGAAGAAGTACGTCCGCTTCGACGGACGCGCCAGCCGCAGCGAGTTCTGGTTCTGGGCGCTCTGGTACGTCCTCGGCAACGTGGCGACCGGCATCGTCGGGGGCATCCTCAACGCGCTGCCGTTCATCGACAACGCGGACGACGGGCTGAGCAGCCTGTGGGCACTGGCGTGCGCGCTCGGGTTCATCGCGCTGACCGTCCGTCGCCTGCACGACGTGAACCTCAGCGGCCTGTTCGCGCTGCTCTTCATCATCCCGCCGATCGGTGTCCTGTTCTCGCTCATCGTCGGGCTGCTCGGGACGAACCCGCAGGGACAGCAGTACGACCGACCGGACCGCGGCTGA